A single region of the Halobellus ruber genome encodes:
- the ubaA gene encoding SAMP-activating enzyme E1 has translation MSLSLDATQLDRYSRHIIMDEVGPDGQKRLLDSRALVVGAGGLGSPVIQYLAAAGVGHLTIVDNDVVERSNLQRQIVHADADVDRPKVDSAAAFVADLNPDVDVVTHRTRLEKGNVADIVPGHDVVVDASDNFPTRYLLNDFCRLEGVPIAHGAIYKFEGQVTTLVPEGPCYRCLFPEAPEPGTVPDCAATGVLGVLPGTVGCLQATEAVKLLLDAGDPLVGRLLFYDAMDLSFETAEYPQNPECPICGDDHVDSIEGIEYTSACAVSAD, from the coding sequence ATGTCACTCTCGCTCGACGCCACCCAGCTGGATCGGTACTCCAGACACATCATAATGGACGAGGTCGGCCCGGATGGACAAAAGCGGCTGCTCGACTCGCGGGCGCTCGTCGTCGGGGCGGGCGGGCTCGGCTCGCCCGTGATCCAGTATCTCGCCGCGGCCGGGGTCGGTCACCTCACGATCGTCGACAACGACGTCGTCGAGCGGAGCAACCTCCAGCGGCAGATCGTCCACGCCGACGCCGACGTCGATCGGCCGAAGGTCGACAGCGCCGCGGCGTTCGTCGCCGATCTGAACCCCGACGTCGACGTGGTAACGCACCGGACGCGACTGGAAAAGGGGAACGTCGCCGACATCGTCCCCGGGCACGACGTCGTGGTCGACGCCTCCGACAACTTCCCCACGCGGTATCTCCTCAACGACTTCTGCCGGCTGGAAGGGGTCCCGATCGCCCACGGCGCGATCTACAAGTTCGAGGGGCAGGTGACGACGCTCGTTCCGGAGGGCCCGTGCTATCGGTGTCTGTTCCCCGAGGCACCCGAACCCGGGACCGTCCCCGACTGTGCGGCCACGGGCGTGTTGGGCGTTCTCCCCGGAACAGTGGGCTGTCTTCAGGCCACCGAGGCCGTGAAGCTCCTCCTCGACGCCGGCGACCCGCTCGTCGGTCGACTGTTGTTTTACGACGCGATGGATCTGAGTTTCGAGACCGCCGAGTACCCGCAGAACCCCGAGTGCCCGATCTGCGGCGACGACCACGTCGACTCGATCGAGGGCATCGAGTACACCTCGGCGTGTGCGGTCAGCGCCGACTGA
- a CDS encoding helix-turn-helix domain-containing protein — MRSVRLRLAPSPTYVHPMHAFVADTPGFRETRLRHWNPSVGDRNTLVFFVDGDDEAAYTEALAEQPSIVEYETAAAEGRRGFHLALTENQRSADARLTASFLDTGVVVVPPVIYRADRTIDVSLVGANDELTTALDGLPDGIDVTVRRVRPYDGRLSDPTAALTPRQLAALEVAVETGYYADPRETTLDAVAEELDCSVGTAAEHLRKAEAAVLRRCVRSVPRGRRA; from the coding sequence ATGCGCTCGGTCCGGCTCCGGCTCGCTCCCTCGCCGACGTACGTCCACCCGATGCACGCGTTCGTGGCCGATACGCCCGGGTTCCGGGAGACGCGACTGCGACACTGGAACCCGTCGGTGGGCGACCGAAACACGCTCGTGTTCTTCGTCGACGGCGACGACGAGGCCGCCTACACCGAGGCCTTGGCGGAGCAGCCGTCGATCGTCGAGTACGAGACCGCGGCGGCGGAGGGCCGCCGTGGGTTCCACCTGGCGCTCACCGAAAACCAGCGATCCGCCGACGCACGGCTCACAGCGTCGTTCCTCGACACGGGTGTCGTTGTCGTGCCGCCGGTCATCTACCGGGCGGACCGTACGATCGACGTCTCGCTCGTCGGGGCGAACGACGAACTGACCACGGCGCTCGACGGCTTGCCCGACGGGATCGACGTGACCGTTCGGCGTGTGCGTCCCTACGACGGACGGCTATCCGACCCGACAGCCGCGCTCACACCGCGGCAGTTGGCGGCGCTGGAAGTCGCGGTCGAGACCGGATACTACGCGGACCCGCGAGAGACGACGCTCGATGCGGTCGCGGAAGAACTCGACTGTTCGGTCGGGACCGCGGCCGAGCACCTTCGGAAGGCAGAGGCGGCGGTGCTCCGGCGGTGCGTTAGATCGGTGCCGCGCGGGCGGCGGGCGTGA
- the mutS gene encoding DNA mismatch repair protein MutS — MASQGIVEEFLSLKSDTDADVLTMQCGDFYEFFAEDAELVADELDLQVSQKSSHGSSYPMAGVPVDDLTPYLKALVERGYRVAVADQFEDGGDHYREVTRVVTPGTLLETDDADARYTAAIADGSADGDRIGVALADATTGQFLVATAADADEALSELYRFGPVEILPGPAVRDDDAVVRRLREETDATVSLFEADAFAPGRAAHRLEAQFGAETLSSVGLDTDAAVRAAGAVLAYVEETGAGVLPSMTRLRTFETDDHLDLDATTQRNLELVEPMQGESGDTLLGTIDHTVTSPGGRLLREWVTRPRRDRSELTRRLDSVEALASAALARERVREALDGGYDLERLAARAASESADAADLLAVRDTLAILPAVADAIAGSRLSGSPLAAVVDRPDRDAAARLRDELEGALAEDPPKTVTQGGLFREGYDEDLDELLEQHREAREWIDTLAEREARKHGLNHVTVDRNKTDGYYIQVGKSAADGVPEHYREIKTLKNSKRFVTEELEEREREILRLEEARGDLEYDLFCALRERVADRAALLQDVGRALAEVDALASLATHAAGNDWVRPDLVEPGPLRIEAGRHPVVERTTEFVPNDLRLGGAGGGDGGAAGDADPGFLIVTGPNMSGKSTYLRQAALITLLAQIGSFVPARSATVGVVDGIYTRVGALDELAQGRSTFMVEMQELSNILHSATEESLVILDEVGRGTATYDGISIAWAATEYLHQGNNLLVDGGGGPKTLFATHYHELTELAERLSRAANVHIAGEENDGEVTFLRTVKKGPADRSYGIYVAELAGVPDPVTSRAREVLELLQQDKAIDVRGGSKGTEQVVFDLGSGQLKTGDDSETTAETASNGGGFDPEIEAVVDEIRATDVNDISPLELMSRVQEWKQRLDGS; from the coding sequence ATGGCCTCCCAGGGGATCGTCGAGGAGTTCCTCTCTCTGAAGTCCGACACCGACGCCGACGTCCTGACGATGCAGTGCGGCGACTTCTACGAGTTCTTCGCCGAGGACGCCGAACTCGTCGCCGACGAACTGGACCTGCAGGTCTCACAGAAGTCCTCACACGGGTCGTCGTACCCGATGGCGGGCGTCCCGGTCGACGACCTCACCCCGTATCTGAAGGCGCTCGTCGAGCGGGGCTACCGCGTCGCCGTCGCCGACCAGTTCGAGGACGGTGGGGACCACTACCGCGAGGTAACGCGGGTCGTCACCCCCGGAACCCTGCTCGAAACCGACGACGCCGACGCGCGGTACACCGCGGCCATAGCCGATGGCTCGGCCGACGGCGATCGAATCGGAGTGGCGCTGGCGGACGCGACCACCGGCCAGTTCCTGGTCGCCACCGCCGCCGACGCCGACGAGGCGCTCTCGGAGCTGTACCGGTTCGGGCCCGTGGAGATCCTCCCCGGCCCCGCGGTCCGCGACGACGACGCCGTCGTCCGGCGACTCCGGGAGGAGACCGACGCCACCGTCTCGCTGTTCGAGGCCGACGCGTTCGCCCCCGGACGGGCGGCCCACCGACTTGAAGCCCAGTTCGGCGCGGAGACGCTGTCGAGCGTCGGCCTCGACACCGACGCCGCGGTCCGGGCGGCGGGCGCGGTGCTGGCGTACGTCGAGGAGACCGGTGCCGGCGTGTTGCCGTCGATGACGCGGCTCCGAACCTTCGAGACCGACGACCACCTCGACCTCGACGCCACCACCCAGCGCAACCTCGAACTGGTCGAACCGATGCAGGGCGAGTCCGGCGACACCCTGCTGGGGACGATCGACCACACCGTCACCAGCCCGGGCGGACGGCTGCTCCGGGAGTGGGTGACCCGCCCGCGCCGGGACCGCTCCGAGCTCACCCGCAGGCTCGATTCCGTCGAGGCGCTTGCGTCGGCGGCGCTGGCCCGCGAGCGCGTCCGGGAGGCGCTCGACGGCGGCTACGACCTCGAACGCCTGGCGGCGCGGGCGGCCTCGGAAAGCGCCGACGCCGCCGACCTGCTTGCGGTCCGCGACACCCTCGCGATCCTCCCGGCCGTCGCCGACGCGATCGCGGGGTCCCGGCTCTCGGGATCGCCACTCGCGGCCGTGGTCGACCGCCCGGACCGCGACGCCGCGGCCCGCCTGCGCGACGAACTCGAAGGCGCCCTCGCCGAGGACCCCCCGAAGACGGTGACGCAGGGCGGGCTCTTTCGGGAGGGATACGACGAGGACCTCGACGAGCTGCTGGAACAACACCGCGAGGCCCGCGAGTGGATCGATACCCTCGCCGAGCGGGAGGCCCGGAAACACGGCCTCAACCACGTCACGGTCGACCGGAACAAGACCGACGGCTACTACATCCAAGTGGGAAAGTCCGCCGCCGACGGGGTGCCCGAGCACTACCGCGAGATCAAGACGCTGAAGAACTCCAAACGGTTCGTGACCGAGGAACTCGAGGAGCGCGAGCGGGAGATCCTCCGCTTGGAGGAGGCCCGCGGCGACCTGGAGTACGACCTGTTCTGTGCCCTCCGCGAGCGGGTCGCCGACCGCGCGGCACTCCTCCAGGACGTCGGCCGCGCCCTGGCGGAGGTCGACGCTCTCGCGTCGCTTGCAACCCACGCCGCCGGCAACGACTGGGTCCGGCCCGACCTGGTCGAACCGGGGCCGCTCCGCATCGAGGCCGGCCGCCACCCCGTCGTCGAGCGGACCACCGAGTTCGTCCCCAACGACCTCCGGTTGGGTGGCGCGGGCGGCGGTGACGGTGGCGCGGCAGGCGACGCCGACCCGGGCTTTCTCATCGTCACCGGCCCGAACATGAGCGGGAAATCCACCTACCTCCGCCAGGCCGCGCTGATCACGCTCCTCGCCCAGATCGGGAGCTTCGTGCCCGCCCGCTCGGCCACCGTCGGCGTCGTCGACGGGATCTACACCCGCGTGGGCGCGCTCGACGAACTCGCACAGGGCCGGTCGACGTTCATGGTGGAGATGCAGGAGCTCTCTAACATCCTCCACTCGGCGACCGAGGAGTCGCTGGTGATCCTAGACGAGGTCGGCCGCGGGACCGCCACCTACGACGGCATCTCGATCGCGTGGGCCGCAACCGAGTACCTGCACCAAGGTAACAATCTACTGGTAGATGGGGGCGGCGGCCCCAAAACGCTGTTCGCAACCCACTATCACGAACTCACGGAACTTGCCGAACGCCTCTCGCGGGCAGCGAACGTTCACATAGCCGGTGAAGAAAACGACGGTGAAGTAACGTTCCTGCGGACGGTAAAGAAGGGACCTGCAGATCGGTCCTATGGGATCTACGTTGCGGAGTTGGCAGGCGTGCCAGACCCGGTTACCAGTCGAGCACGCGAGGTTCTCGAATTACTTCAACAGGACAAGGCAATCGACGTACGAGGCGGATCGAAGGGAACAGAGCAAGTCGTATTCGATCTCGGGAGCGGACAGCTCAAGACCGGCGACGACTCAGAGACGACAGCGGAAACCGCCAGTAACGGTGGAGGATTCGACCCCGAAATCGAGGCCGTAGTTGATGAGATACGCGCAACCGATGTGAACGATATCTCACCGCTGGAACTGATGAGCCGCGTGCAGGAGTGGAAGCAAAGGCTCGACGGGAGCTAA
- a CDS encoding NADH-quinone oxidoreductase subunit D — MRPPSTTVDESVPADARVHRSAEAAIDGLEQQFSIRRDDHRHAPGVVVRADAVRDVLGFLREKAGFDHLSCVTAQQYADRYETIYHLKRYDDPTTELSVVVPTPLGEPTSESAAPVFPTAGWHEREAYDLIGIEYEDHPDLRRLLLPETWQGHPLSKGYDKDRPQIVPYTENANPIQDDDRAGDTLHLNIGPHHPATHGVLHLEVTLDGEQVVDVEPDIGYIHRCEEQMCQTKTYRHQIMPYPDRWDWGGAGLLNEWAYARTAELLADIDVPEYAQIVRTMAAELSRMLSHFLAVGAYALDVIGDFTATFMYAIRDRERVQNILEDLTGQRLMFNYFRLGGVVWDLPEPREEFFEQVYDFVDDLPERLAEYHDLLTGNEVLQIRTVDTGVLPAETAKAYGCTGPVARGSGVDYDLRRDDPYGYYDELEWDVITQSDGDNFARLLVRLREIEQSARIVEQCVELLEDWPESERDIQANVPRTLKPDDDTEVYRAVEAAKGELGIYIRADGTETPARFKIRGPSFSHLQAFPEMTRGGYIPDLIATLGSLDTIMGEVDR; from the coding sequence ATGCGACCGCCCTCCACGACCGTTGACGAATCGGTCCCGGCCGACGCGCGGGTCCACCGCTCCGCCGAGGCCGCGATCGACGGACTCGAACAGCAGTTCTCGATCCGCCGCGATGATCACCGCCACGCCCCGGGTGTCGTCGTCCGCGCTGACGCCGTCCGAGACGTTCTCGGGTTCCTCCGCGAGAAAGCGGGGTTCGATCACCTCTCGTGTGTCACCGCCCAGCAGTACGCGGACCGATACGAGACGATCTACCACCTCAAGCGGTACGACGATCCCACGACCGAGCTGAGCGTCGTCGTGCCCACGCCGCTCGGGGAGCCGACGAGCGAGTCGGCGGCGCCGGTCTTCCCGACCGCCGGATGGCACGAGCGCGAGGCCTACGACCTGATCGGCATCGAGTACGAGGATCACCCGGACCTGCGGCGGCTCCTGCTGCCGGAGACGTGGCAGGGACACCCGCTCTCGAAGGGGTACGACAAGGACCGGCCGCAGATCGTTCCCTACACCGAGAACGCCAATCCGATCCAGGACGATGACCGCGCCGGTGACACCCTACATTTGAACATCGGGCCGCACCACCCCGCGACCCACGGTGTCCTTCACCTGGAGGTGACGCTCGACGGCGAGCAGGTCGTCGATGTCGAGCCCGACATCGGCTACATCCACCGCTGTGAGGAGCAGATGTGCCAGACGAAGACCTACCGCCACCAGATTATGCCGTACCCCGACCGCTGGGACTGGGGCGGCGCGGGCCTCCTGAACGAGTGGGCCTACGCCCGCACGGCCGAGCTGCTGGCCGACATCGACGTGCCAGAATACGCACAGATCGTTCGGACGATGGCGGCGGAGCTCTCGCGGATGCTCTCGCACTTCCTGGCCGTCGGCGCGTACGCGCTCGATGTCATCGGCGACTTCACCGCGACCTTTATGTACGCGATCAGGGACCGCGAGCGGGTCCAGAACATCCTCGAAGACCTCACCGGCCAACGGCTGATGTTCAACTACTTTCGGCTCGGCGGCGTGGTCTGGGACCTCCCCGAGCCCCGCGAGGAGTTCTTCGAGCAGGTCTACGACTTCGTCGACGACCTGCCGGAGCGACTGGCGGAGTACCACGACCTCCTCACCGGTAACGAGGTTCTCCAGATCCGGACGGTCGACACGGGCGTACTCCCGGCGGAGACGGCGAAAGCCTACGGCTGTACCGGCCCCGTCGCCCGCGGTTCCGGGGTCGACTACGACCTCCGTCGCGACGATCCCTACGGCTACTACGACGAACTCGAGTGGGACGTGATCACTCAATCCGACGGCGACAACTTCGCGCGGCTCCTCGTCCGACTGCGCGAGATCGAGCAGTCCGCGCGGATCGTCGAGCAGTGTGTCGAGTTGCTCGAAGACTGGCCCGAAAGCGAGCGGGATATCCAGGCGAACGTCCCCCGCACGCTCAAGCCCGACGACGACACGGAGGTCTATCGGGCGGTCGAGGCCGCCAAGGGCGAACTCGGGATCTACATCCGTGCGGACGGCACCGAGACGCCGGCCCGGTTCAAGATCCGCGGCCCCTCCTTTTCGCACCTCCAGGCGTTCCCGGAGATGACCCGCGGTGGCTACATCCCCGACCTGATCGCCACGCTCGGGAGCCTCGACACGATTATGGGCGAGGTGGACCGATAG